From a region of the Micropterus dolomieu isolate WLL.071019.BEF.003 ecotype Adirondacks linkage group LG21, ASM2129224v1, whole genome shotgun sequence genome:
- the clip1a gene encoding CAP-Gly domain-containing linker protein 1 isoform X4, with the protein MSTAKPSGIKVPSKIAKPSGTAAPKTNPTTVGAKVAAANKSAANASEGDVESAGESFQIGERVWVNGNKPGYIQFLGEAQFAPGQWAGIVLDEPIGKNDGSVAGVRYFQCEALRGIFTRPSKLSRTEGEANGTQTAPPSRAASPTPSVSSVASHTPGTKSTLPSTTTAAKKASSTMPATSAMAATSTTPATPSSNLARTNSESVSNLSDTGSVKKGERELKMGDRVLVGGTKAGVVRFLGETDFAKGEWCGVELDEPLGKNDGAVAGTRYFQCQPKYGLFAPVHKVTRIGFPSTTPAKAKTTVRKVVATPSGLKRSPSASSISTMSSVASSVSAKPSRTGLLTETSSRYNRKISGTTALQEALKEKQQHIEQLMAERDMERAEVAKATGHVGEMEREMSLLREDQEQMEAKMDQLRALVEAADKDKVELLNQLEEERRKVEDLQFRVEEACITKGDLEVATVSERSRIMELERDLSLRTREVADLQLRLGTQQGSEDSNSTLSPLLEEINTLRDQLASQETKQQDELAKYREKLEAQEKTHTEAVAQLQATSVRLSGDNEQMQMRLSQAEKENAEIIELWRSKLESANASNQQAMEELKVSFSKGAGAQTEELIETKSALERLKLEHKLALQEAAAKHEADATVWTQEMQALKAQLLALAEDKERLEEALRSNVEKAEEQHLVEMEDVLGKLHAAELRVNELEEKEAMLAQMAQDKDGKTKEQMAEIVALRSQVAQSNEELVTLKSQLEVIQSQGNNQGAKVSELSSQLESQQQEVLSLQQSLTTVQQEKDILEKELGSLKQKLAESTEEQTKSAKTMQETLEKLNKREEECTTLTTESESLRTQLAGLERKLKAADEKLEQFSKDKGKLENDISDIMKASGDSSVQLTKMNEELIQKERRLEELQSQLEEEKEKVAHSKEQLQQEQSRKEQELKETRDAHQSQISSLQEKIANLEKTVKQGETLVEELKASQEKSFIQASELHVKELALLRSQVDKFNQELSSSKDKTQELEKLVSELQSYKDQAQCLSAELDSYKHEVEHVSRKLEKQSLDLENVCKESDDVKAKKSKLEKQLSDVQNKLSALEISHQELSVLNEELLLTRDKLSKNQEELLAKNKHSDSLNKELEKLKDLLQEVQTENKNLKHANDEHKAQIEELQRQNAEKNCLLLKHQQDTEQIEAKKKQLLKDYENACKERSRLEDELSESRSKLTCEKDNLILERDAARNAKKSLDAKNTELQAKLKSLNLEKEDLTMKNSQLQALTEILTKEKLEMSSEIIAAVLDKKSLETVKEELQKKLTVTKKELESSVRECEELKASKMSLAQMLEDFKTSSQVTDSERLHLLQEKENLLASQRKVCNEKEELLREIEELKEKLQVSTEQLSQSNEKLKLALSSFEQEKQAFRLQNFETEMALHAVRKEKMSLDSALEQQKMDYELLAGEKGELEEKHTKAISEINALSLERDKLASNNRTTKDQLESYSRDNAIFIQEKSHLTKLLEETKCQKDEVEAAITSLKREKADLQNELQKHNSDIEILEKGNAELVQKHTKLKMDFEKSNLEFAQQIDNLKKDCQRLQSLQTEADKKAQSLQKENQGLLQEIQELKCQTESMSEAKHLLETQLQAESSERNRAISDKGGLSAKIEDLQKTLSKVTQENKDISSNLKNADEQNKSFMVDMEALKTQLKQQEQEASQLTEDKKQLLSKMEEMGKQMTFLTTEKEDLLAGRCKLEQDISSFNTSQENWLAERSRLLGELEKLHASQKQIEVNIKDLQTDKELLEKQYKNAIMEVSASAAVKEEISSSISNLTAQRDSLQVERDEATREVRQLESQLKIAISKQLEATEASGKSAEALEQLTKERASLMQEKNEAQSLLEELRSSKQEMETQITELKKENSKYQEGMNASKEQLCTETQRTKSLCQEIEKLKEAVSEKEQSLQTLQDENDRLIQELDNSQKGQSDLGKLKDDHSKLKKQLKELKQSESTLKEQFDKEKAALQQSIHINSALISEKDQQVENLRSELAVLRGESASVKTLQGTIQALEQDKANLQEHVQRLEKGLAAGAETVNKSSGDAILDQLKEDKETAESQAAIEFLNSVIIDLQRKNGELKDKLETMAAAALNGNNPSELDNYESHGKEPVKKKPPPRLFCDICDCFDLHDTEDCPTQMQMPDSPPHTTYHGSKGEERPYCDICEVFGHWTESCNDDQTF; encoded by the exons ATGAGCACAGCCAAACCCAGTGGGATCAAAGTGCCCAGCAAGATAGCTAAGCCATCTGGCACAGCAGCCCCCAAGACCAACCCCACCACAG TGGGAGCTAAAGTTGCTGCGGCCAACAAATCAGCTGCAAATGCCAGTGAAGGAGATGTCGAGAGTGCTGGGGAGAGCTTCCAGATTGGGGAGCGAGTATGGGTGAATGGGAATAAGCCAGGCTACATACAGTTTTTGGGAGAGGCACAGTTTGCCCCAGGACAGTGGGCAGGGATTGTTCTAGATGAGCCAATTGGGAAGAATGACGGGTCAGTGGCAGGGGTGCGCTACTTCCAGTGTGAAGCCCTGCGAGGAATATTTACCCGCCCATCCAAGTTGTCTCGTACAGAAGGGGAGGCTAATGGAACCCAGACGGCACCGCCCTCTCGCGCTGCATCGCCCACTCCTTCAGTCAGTAGCGTAGCCTCGCATACACCCGGCACAAAATCAACATTACCCTCAACTACCACTGCAGCCAAGAAGGCCTCCTCCACTATGCCAGCTACATCAGCTATGGCAGCTACATCAACTACGCCAGCTACACCATCTTCCAACCTTGCACGCACAAACAGTGAATCTGTCTCCAACCTCTCAGACACTGGGTCAGTCAAGAAGGGTGAGAGGGAACTGAAGATGGGTGACCGCGTATTG GTTGGTGGTACAAAGGCGGGAGTGGTACGTTTCCTTGGAGAAACAGATTTTGCCAAAGGCGAGTGGTGTGGTGTGGAATTGGATGAGCCCTTGGGGAAGAATGACGGGGCAGTAGCAGGCACAAG ATATTTTCAGTGCCAACCCAAGTATGGCTTATTTGCTCCAGTGCACAAAGTCACACGCATTGGCTTCCCTTCCACCACGCCAGCcaaagcaaaaacaacagttcggAAAGTAGTTGCCACACCATCAGGGCTAAAGCGAAGTCCTAGTGCCTCCTCCATCAGTACCATGAGCTCTGTGGCATCCTCTGTCAGCGCCAAGCCCAGCCGCACAGGACTG CTAACAGAGACATCGTCGCGGTATAATCGTAAGATTTCAGGCACCACGGCCTTGCAGGAGGCGCTgaaggagaagcagcagcatATTGAGCAGCTGATGGCAGAGAGGGACATGGAGAGAGCTGAGGTCGCCAAGGCCACTGGCCATGTTGGAGAGATGGAGCGAGAAATGAGCCTGCTCAGGGAAGATCAGGAGCAG ATGGAGGCTAAGATGGACCAGTTACGTGCCTTGGTAGAAGCTGCAGACAAAGACAAAGTCGAGCTGCTGaatcagctggaggaggagcgTAG GAAGGTGGAGGACCTTCAGTTCCGCGTAGAGGAAGCTTGCATTACCAAAGGAGACCTGGAG GTTGCTACTGTGTCGGAAAGATCCCGAATTATGGAGCTTGAGAGAGACCTTTCACTGCGAACAAGAGAGGTAGCTGACCTCCAGCTGCGTCTTGGGACACAGCAGGGCTCTGAGGACTCAAACTCTACTCTGTCACCCCTTCTGGAGGAGATAAACACTCTTAGGGATCAGTTAGCTTCCCAAGAAACTAAGCAGCAAGACGAGCTGGCAAAATACAGGGAGAAGCTAGAAGCTCAAGAAAAGACCCACACTGAGGCAGTTGCCCAGCTTCAGGCTACATCTGTAAGGCTCTCTGGTGACAATGAGCAGATGCAGATGCGTTTAAGCCAGGCTGAGAAGGAGAATGCTGAAATTATTGAACTTTGGCGTTCCAAGTTGGAGTCTGCCAATGCCTCTAACCAGCAGGCCATGGAGGAGCTGAAGGTGTCCTTCAGCAAAGGCGCAGGTGCCCAGACAGAAGAACTTATAGAAACCAAAAGTGCACTCGAGAGGCTCAAGTTAGAGCACAAGTTGGCTCTACAGGAGGCTGCAGCCAAACATGAAGCTGACGCCACAGTTTGGACTCAGGAGATGCAGGCACTGAAGGCACAGCTGTTGGCTTTGGCTGAAGACAAGGAGCGACTGGAGGAGGCACTACGGTCCAATGTTGAAAAAGCAGAGGAGCAGCACCTTGTAGAGATGGAGGATGTTCTTGGAAAGCTTCATGCTGCTGAACTTAGGGTAAACGAGCTTGAGGAGAAAGAAGCAATGTTGGCACAAATGGCCCAAGACAAGGATGGAAAAACCAAAGAGCAGATGGCAGAAATTGTCGCTCTGCGCAGCCAAGTAGCACAAAGTAACGAAGAGCTTGTGACCTTGAAGAGTCAATTAGAGGTCATTCAGAGCCAAGGAAACAACCAGGGGGCCAAG GTTAGTGAGTTGAGCTCCCAGTTGGAGAGCCAGCAGCAGGAAGTCCTCTCTTTACAACAGAGTCTGACCACTGTACAGCAAGAGAAGGACATCCTGGAAAAAGAGCTTGGAAGCCTG AAACAAAAGCTGGCTGAAAGCACAGAGGAGCAGACAAAATCTGCAAAAACTATGCAAG aaacactTGAGAAGCTCAATAAGAGAGAAGAGGAGTGCACAACACTGACCACAGAATCAGAGTCTCTAAGAACTCAACTTGCCG GGCTGGAGAGGAAGCTGAAGGCTGCAGATGAAAAGCTTGAGCAGTTTTCAAAAGACAAAGGCAAGCTGGAAAATGATATTTCAGACATTATGAAGGCATCTGGTGATAGTTCAGTACAGCTGACCAAAATGAATGAGGAACTCATACAGAAAGAAAG GAGGCTTGAGGAGCTACAGAGTCAActagaagaggagaaggagaaggtgGCACACTCCAAGGAACAACTCCAGCAGGAACAGTCCCGCAAAGAGCAGGAGCTGAAAGAGACCAGAGATGCACATCAGTCTCAAATAAGTAGCCTTCAGGAGAAGATTGCTAACTTG GAGAAGACTGTTAAACAGGGTGAGACCCTGGTTGAGGAGCTGAAGGCCTCGCAAGAGAAATCATTCATTCAGGCCTCGGAGCTTCATGTGAAGGAACTTGCGCTGCTACGGAGTCAGGTTGACAAGTTTAATCAGGAGCTCTCCTCCTCCAAGGACAAAACCCAGGAGCTGGAGAAGTTGGTATCTGAGCTGCAGTCATACAAAGATCAGGCTCAG TGTCTTTCTGCTGAGCTTGACTCCTACAAGCATGAGGTTGAACATGTGTCCAGAAAACTGGAAAAGCAGAGTCTAGATctggaaaatgtgtgtaaggAAAGTGATGATGTTAAGGCTAAGAAAAGCAAACTGGAGAAACAGCTTTCAGATGTGCAAAATAAGCTCTCTGCCCTTGAAATTAGTCACCAGGAGCTTTCTGTCCTGAATGAAGAACTGCTATTAACCCGAGATAAGCTTTCAAAAAATCAAGAGGAACTACTGgccaaaaacaaacactcagATTCACTGAACAAGGAGTTGGAGAAGCTCAAAGATCTTCTTCAGGAAgttcaaactgaaaacaaaaacctgaAGCATGCTAACGATGAACACAAGGCCCAAATTGAGGAGCTTCAAAGACAAAATGCAGAGAAGAATTGCCTGCTTCTAAAGCATCAGCAGGACACGGAGCAAATTGAGGCTAAAAAGAAGCAACTACTTAAGGATTATGAAAATGCCTGCAAGGAGAGGAGCCGCCTTGAAGATGAACTCAGCGAAAGCAGGTCGAAGCTCACATGTGAGAAGGACAATCTGATTTTAGAGAGAGATGCTGCTAGAAATGCCAAAAAATCTCTTGATGCTAAGAATACTGAGTTGCAGGCCAAACTTAAATCCTTGAACTTAGAAAAAGAAGATCTTACAATGAAGAACAGCCAGCTGCAGGCTCTCACAGAAATACTGACAAAAGAGAAGTTGGAGATGTCCTCTGAAATCATTGCTGCAGTGTTGGATAAAAAGAGCCTTGAGACGGTGAAGGAGGAGCTCCAGAAAAAGCTCACTGTCACAAAGAAAGAATTGGAGAGCTCTGTCCGTGAGTGTGAAGAACTTAAAGCCTCAAAAATGAGCCTGGCCCAGATGCTGGAAGACTTCAAGACAAGCAGCCAGGTGACTGATTCAGAGAGGCTTCACCTTCTGCAGGAGAAAGAAAACTTACTTGCAAGccaaagaaaagtctgtaatgaGAAGGAAGAGCTTCTCAGAGAGATAGAAGAATTAAAGGAGAAGCTTCAAGTCTCAACAGAACAACTGTCTCAGTCCAACGAGAAATTGAAATTGGCGTTATCGTCTTTTGAGCAAGAGAAGCAAGCTTTTCGCCTTCAGAATTTTGAAACTGAGATGGCTCTACATGCTGTACGAAAAGAAAAGATGAGCCTGGATTCAGCGTTAGAGCAGCAGAAAATGGATTATGAGCTTTTGGCAGGGGAGAAGGGAGAATTAGAAGAGAAGCACACAAAAGCCATATCTGAAATAAATGCTCTTTCTCTTGAACGCGATAAGCTAGCTAGCAATAACCGAACAACTAAGGACCAGTTGGAAAGTTACTCCAGAGATAATGCCATCTTTATTCAAGAGAAGTCTCATTTAACAAAATTGCTAGAGGAAACTAAATGCCAAAAAGACGAGGTTGAAGCAGCGATTACCTCTTTGAAACGGGAAAAGGCTGACCTACAAAATGAACTGCAGAAACATAACTCTGATATTGAAATTCTTGAGAAGGGCAACGCTGAACTTGTTCAAAAGCATACTAAACTAAAGATGGATTTTGAGAAGAGTAATTTAGAATTTGCTCAACAGATTGATAACCTTAAAAAAGATTGTCAGCGTCTGCAGTCATTGCAAACTGAGGCTGACAAAAAAGCACAGTCCTTGCAAAAAGAGAACCAGGGGCTGCTTCAGGAGATCCAGGAGTTAAAATGTCAGACTGAATCAATGTCAGAGGCCAAGCACCTTCTTGAGACCCAGCTACAGGCTGAATCCAGCGAACGAAATAGAGCGATATCCGACAAGGGTGGTCTTTCCGCAAAAATTGAAGATCTGCAGAAAACGTTGTCCAAAGTTACacaagaaaataaagacatttcttcTAATCTTAAGAATGCTGATGAGCAGAATAAGTCTTTTATGGTTGATATGGAGGCTTtgaaaacacagttaaagcAGCAAGAGCAAGAAGCTAGTCAGTTGACGGAGGACAAAAAACAGCTATTATCTAAGATGGAGGAAATGGGCAAACAGATGACCTTCCTCACCACAGAGAAGGAGGACCTTTTAGCTGGACGCTGTAAATTGGAGCAGGACATTTCTTCTTTCAACACCAGCCAAGAAAATTGGCTAGCAGAACGGTCAAGACTCCTTGGAGAGTTAGAGAAGTTGCACGCAAGCCAGAAACAAATAGAGGTTAATATCAAAGACCTACAGACCGATAAAGAACTTTTggaaaaacaatacaaaaatgctATCATGGAGGTATCTGCTTCTGCCGCTGTGAAGGAAGAGATTTCCTCCAGTATCTCAAATCTTACGGCTCAGAGGGATTCCCTGCAGGTGGAGAGAGATGAAGCCACCCGGGAAGTCAGGCAGCTCGAGTCCCAACTAAAAATTGCCATTTCTAAGCAGCTTGAG GCTACAGAGGCCTCTGGCAAGAGTGCAGAGGCTCTCGAACAGCTGACAAAAGAGAGAGCCAGTTTGATGCAGGAGAAGAATGAAGCCCAATCGTTGCTGGAAGAGCTTCGCAGCTCCAAGCAGGAGATGGAGACCCAG ATAACAGAACTGAAGAAAGAGAATTCCAAGTACCAAGAAGGTATGAATGCTTCCAAAGAGCAGCTTTGCACAGAAACTCAGAGGACTAAGAGTCTGTGCCAGGAAAT TGAGAAGCTTAAAGAAGCAGTTTCTGAGAAGGAGCAGTCACTGCAGACGCTGCAAGATGAGAATGACAGGCTGATCCAGGAGCTTGATAACAGTCAAAAAGGCCAGAGTGATCTTGGGAAG CTCAAGGATGACCACTCAAAACTCAAAAAACAGTTGAAAGAGTTGAAGCAAAG TGAGAGCACCTTGAAGGAGCAGTTTGACAAGGAGAAGGCCGCCCTCCAACAGTCCATCCATATAAACAGTGCCTTAATTTCAGAAAAGGACCAGCAGGTGGAAAACCTGAGGAGCGAG CTGGCTGTACTGCGTGGAGAAAGTGCCTCTGTTAAGACACTGCAGGGTACAATTCAGGCCTTGGAGCAGGATAAGGCGAATCTACAGGAGCATGTTCAGAGACTGGAGAAGGGCCTGGCTGCAGGCGCAGAAACTGTCAACAAGTCCTCAG GTGATGCAATTTTGGACCAACTAAAGGAAGATAAGGAGACTGCAGAGAGTCAG GCAGCg ATTGAGTTCCTGAATTCAGTCATCATTGACCTCCAGAGGAAGAACGGGGAACTCAAGGACAAACTGGAGACAATGGCAGCTGCTGCTCTCAATGGGAATAACCCAAGTGAGCTGGATAACTATGAAAG cCATGGCAAGGAACCCGTGAAGAAGAAGCCTCCCCCAAGGCTGTTCTGTGACATCTGCGACTGCTTCGACCTCCATGACACTGAGGACTGTCCCACACAAATGCAGATGCCCGACTCCCCTCCACACACCACATACCACGGCAGTAAGGGCGAAGAGCGGCCCTACTGTGACATCTGTGAGGTCTTTGGCCACTGGACCGAATCCTGTAACGATGATCAGACCTTTTGA